In the Helianthus annuus cultivar XRQ/B chromosome 11, HanXRQr2.0-SUNRISE, whole genome shotgun sequence genome, one interval contains:
- the LOC110891409 gene encoding probable glycosyltransferase At5g03795, whose product MDQRFGFIHYLYQKQTIKWICLFGIASAVLMTVHVQYSQPPIIRSFSFILSGAKPYDLKDSYSAFNGSVVTDQSTQNASSLTNLSTVDNEKPDMESLSVLSILQMNELLRKSHSARNSVPSHLLSRVDQQLLEAKSRILNANVTHNDMDLYAPIYRNISMFKRSYEIMEQMLKVYIYKDGEKPIFHDWILEGIYACEGWFLKLMEANKQFVTHDPNEAHLFYIPFSSRLLQQTLYVRHSHSRDNLIQFMKNHTEMLMTKYPFWNRTNGSDHFLAACHDWAPAETRGRLLNTIRALCNADIQTGFQIGKDVSLPTTYVQSATNPLKTVGGAPPSNRPTLAFFAGFMHGNVRPVLLSHWGNDTDMKIFSRLPHVKGNQNYIDYMKTSKFCICARGFAVHSPRVVESLFYNCVPVIISDNYVPPFFDVLNWESFAVFILEKEIPDLKRMLLSISHEKYVEMYERVKRVQEHFFWHSEPVKYDLFHMILHSVWYNRVFTSGF is encoded by the exons ATGGATCAACGGTTCGGATTCATTCACTACCTATATCAAAAGCAAACTATAAAATGGATCTGCCTGTTCGGAATAGCATCCGCTGTTTTAATGACTGTTCATGTTCAGTACTCTCAACCTCCAATTATCCGCAGTTTTTCATTCATACTCTCCGGTGCGAAACCATACGATTTAAAAGATTCGTATTCGGCGTTTAACGGGTCGGTAGTTACCGATCAAAGCACACAAAATGCATCATCTTTGACTAATCTTTCGACAGTTGATAACGAAAAGCCCGATATGGAATCTTTGTCGGTGTTGTCGATTTTACAGATGAACGAGCTGCTTCGGAAGAGTCATTCTGCGCGTAATTCAGTC ccGTCTCACTTGTTATCACGAGTTGATCAACAACTACTTGAAGCAAAATCACGAATTTTGAATGCGAACGTCACACACAATGATATGGATCTTTACGCCCCGATTTATCGGAATATTTCCATGTTTAAAAG GAGTTATGAGATAATGGAACAGATGCTTAAAGTATACATTTACAAAGACGGAGAAAAGCCGATTTTTCACGATTGGATTCTAGAGGGAATATATGCTTGCGAGGGTTGGTTTTTGAAGCTGATGGAAGCAAATAAACAGTTTGTTACACATGACCCAAATGAAGCGCATTTATTTTACATACCGTTTAGTTCACGGTTGCTTCAACAAACATTATACGTTCGTCATTCGCATAGTCGTGATAATTTGATTCAGTTCATGAAGAATCACACGGAAATGCTTATGACGAAATATCCGTTCTGGAACCGAACTAACGGGTCGGATCATTTTCTAGCTGCTTGCCATGATTGG GCTCCGGCGGAAACACGGGGACGTTTACTAAACACCATACGAGCCCTTTGTAACGCCGATATTCAAACCGGTTTCCAAATAGGCAAAGACGTTTCACTTCCAACAACATACGTACAGTCAGCAACAAATCCTCTAAAAACCGTAGGCGGTGCACCACCTTCCAACAGACCAACCTTAGCCTTCTTCGCAGGATTCATGCACGGTAACGTCCGGCCCGTTTTACTATCCCATTGGGGAAACGACACCGACATGAAAATATTTTCGCGACTGCCACACGTCAAAGGTAACCAAAACTACATCGATTACATGAAAACAAGCAAGTTTTGTATCTGCGCGCGAGGTTTTGCAGTGCATAGTCCGCGGGTGGTCGAGTCGTTGTTTTACAACTGTGTGCCCGTGATCATATCGGATAATTACGTGCCCCCATTTTTCGATGTGTTGAACTGGGAATCGTTTGCGGTTTTTATACTCGAGAAGGAGATACCGGATTTGAAAAGAATGTTGCTTTCGATATCTCATGAGAAGTATGTTGAGATGTATGAGAGAGTGAAAAGGGTGCAAGAACATTTTTTTTGGCATTCTGAGCCTGTTAAGTATGATTTATTTCATATGATTCTTCATTCTGTATGGTACAATAGAGTTTTCACAAGTGGTTTTTAG